One Sporomusaceae bacterium ACPt DNA window includes the following coding sequences:
- the cheD gene encoding Chemoreceptor glutamine deamidase CheD has product MAELIKVGMADYKVGRSPDSLISYGLGSCVGIALFDPIAKIGGLAHIMLPDSTQARSADNPAKFADTALPLMLNEIIKLGAVKSRVTAKIAGGAQMFTFTNTTDIMRVGERNAEAVRFVLKKLEIKLMAEDTGGNYGRTVELKLDNGIFRVKTIDKGEKEL; this is encoded by the coding sequence ATGGCAGAACTAATAAAAGTAGGAATGGCTGATTATAAGGTTGGGCGTAGTCCTGACAGTTTAATTAGTTATGGATTAGGGTCTTGCGTAGGTATAGCTTTATTTGACCCCATTGCGAAAATCGGTGGTTTGGCTCATATTATGCTTCCTGATAGTACCCAAGCCCGCTCAGCTGACAACCCGGCTAAATTTGCTGATACGGCGCTTCCGTTAATGCTTAACGAAATAATTAAGCTTGGCGCAGTTAAGTCACGGGTTACGGCTAAGATTGCCGGTGGCGCACAAATGTTTACTTTTACCAATACTACCGATATCATGCGGGTAGGAGAACGGAATGCTGAGGCAGTACGTTTTGTACTTAAAAAACTTGAAATAAAACTAATGGCGGAAGATACCGGCGGTAATTATGGCCGGACTGTTGAATTAAAGCTTGATAATGGAATTTTTCGGGTAAAGACTATTGATAAGGGTGAAAAAGAACTATAA
- the cheC gene encoding CheY-P phosphatase CheC gives MSEDILKLSPLQLDALREIGNVGAGNAATALSQIINHKIDMTVPEVSILPLGDVPEVVGGPDAMVAGVYLRVFGPAPGSILFLLPRDSAFCLVDMLMGRKQGDTQLLNSMDESALMEIGNILAGAYLNALSYFTKLTLLPSIPALAIDMAGAILSVILIQLGQMGDHALVIETEFTTDNDGVKGHFFLIPDPGSLGTILAAIGVKE, from the coding sequence TTGTCTGAAGACATATTAAAACTATCACCGTTGCAGTTAGATGCATTAAGGGAAATTGGCAATGTAGGCGCCGGTAATGCCGCAACAGCTTTATCCCAAATTATTAATCACAAAATTGATATGACAGTCCCGGAAGTATCAATTCTTCCTCTCGGTGATGTGCCGGAAGTGGTAGGTGGTCCTGATGCAATGGTCGCAGGTGTCTATCTTAGGGTATTTGGGCCGGCGCCTGGCAGCATCTTATTCCTCCTTCCTCGCGACAGTGCTTTTTGCCTGGTTGATATGCTAATGGGCCGCAAGCAAGGCGATACTCAACTCCTTAATTCTATGGACGAGTCGGCTTTAATGGAAATTGGCAACATATTGGCGGGAGCTTACTTAAATGCCTTGTCGTATTTTACAAAATTAACATTATTGCCGTCTATTCCTGCTTTGGCCATTGATATGGCTGGGGCTATCTTAAGTGTAATTTTGATTCAATTGGGTCAGATGGGCGATCATGCACTGGTAATTGAAACCGAATTCACCACAGATAATGATGGTGTTAAAGGCCATTTTTTCCTTATTCCTGATCCCGGCTCACTCGGCACAATTTTGGCGGCAATCGGGGTGAAGGAATAA
- the rpsB gene encoding 30S ribosomal protein S2, whose translation MSVISMKQLLEAGVHFGHQTRRWNPKMAPYIFTERNGIYIIDLQKTVKKVEEAYNFVRDLAAQGQTMLFVGTKKQAQEAVKEEAIRCDMFYVNERWLGGMLTNFQTIQKRINRLRELEDMEAKGMFEVLPKKEVITLRHEMERLQKFLGGIKNMHKLPGALFIIDPRKERIAVAEARKLGIPIVGIVDTNCDPDEIDYVIPGNDDAIRAVKLLTAKVADAVLEGRQGEQMAE comes from the coding sequence TTGTCAGTAATTTCTATGAAACAACTTCTGGAAGCTGGTGTGCATTTCGGTCACCAAACCAGAAGATGGAATCCCAAAATGGCTCCATATATTTTCACGGAGCGAAACGGTATCTATATAATAGACCTGCAAAAAACAGTAAAAAAAGTAGAAGAAGCGTATAATTTTGTGCGCGACCTAGCTGCCCAAGGACAAACTATGCTGTTTGTAGGTACTAAAAAGCAAGCTCAGGAAGCTGTCAAAGAAGAGGCTATCAGATGTGACATGTTCTATGTCAATGAAAGATGGCTTGGTGGTATGCTGACCAATTTCCAAACCATTCAAAAGCGTATTAATAGACTGCGTGAATTAGAAGACATGGAAGCAAAAGGCATGTTTGAAGTGCTGCCTAAAAAAGAAGTAATTACTTTGCGCCACGAGATGGAACGGTTGCAAAAATTCCTCGGCGGTATCAAGAATATGCATAAACTACCGGGGGCTTTGTTTATTATTGATCCGCGTAAAGAGCGTATTGCTGTGGCTGAAGCCCGTAAGTTAGGTATTCCTATTGTTGGTATTGTTGATACTAACTGTGACCCTGATGAAATTGACTATGTTATTCCCGGTAATGATGACGCTATTCGCGCT
- the sigD gene encoding RNA polymerase sigma-D factor yields the protein MVGNNTEQKAANTLKLWREYTINRSPEIREKLIEIYLQLVKLVAGRIAVSLPQHVDKDDLISNGFFGLMESIDRFDPDRGIKFETYAVVRIRGAILDSLRAQDWIPATIRQKARQYEQTVAKLEHALGRSVSDEEIAMAMKISLNELYTLINHLNSSTLIPLEEFAKTETASQHTPNPAQRVEEEEVKAMLAKSIDKLPEKERLVISLYYYEGLTLKEISLILKLSEARISQLHTKAIFRLRGALSRLKSSLV from the coding sequence ATGGTAGGTAACAACACTGAACAGAAGGCTGCTAACACACTCAAGCTTTGGCGGGAGTATACGATTAACCGGAGCCCGGAGATTCGGGAAAAACTTATTGAAATCTACCTGCAATTAGTTAAACTAGTAGCGGGACGTATTGCCGTCAGCCTCCCTCAACATGTTGATAAAGATGATTTGATCAGCAACGGTTTTTTTGGCCTGATGGAATCAATTGACCGGTTTGATCCTGATCGGGGGATTAAATTTGAAACCTATGCAGTAGTACGCATTCGGGGAGCTATTCTGGATTCGTTACGAGCTCAGGATTGGATTCCGGCTACTATTAGGCAAAAAGCTCGGCAGTATGAGCAGACTGTTGCTAAACTAGAACATGCGCTGGGGCGTTCTGTAAGTGATGAAGAGATTGCTATGGCAATGAAAATCTCGCTCAATGAACTTTATACACTTATTAATCATTTAAATTCCAGCACACTTATTCCGCTGGAAGAGTTTGCCAAAACCGAAACAGCTTCCCAACATACGCCGAATCCTGCTCAACGCGTTGAGGAGGAAGAAGTAAAAGCCATGCTAGCAAAAAGTATTGACAAATTACCGGAAAAAGAACGTTTGGTAATAAGCCTTTATTATTATGAAGGACTAACTTTAAAAGAGATAAGCTTAATACTAAAATTGTCTGAAGCACGCATCTCGCAGCTTCATACTAAAGCCATATTCCGCTTGCGTGGGGCCTTATCAAGATTAAAATCAAGCCTAGTTTAA
- the cheW_3 gene encoding Chemotaxis protein CheW — MSEVTYSGNEIQLVVFKLGREEYGISILQVQEIKRMTEITRVPHSPDYIKGVMNLRGSVLPVIDLKKRLNLPPQEYNDDTRIIIIKVEDITVGMIVDAVSEVTTIDKNNIEPPQAVVGGIAADYLSGVGKTENRLLILLNADAIIGIGQEVKAG; from the coding sequence GTGTCGGAAGTAACTTATTCGGGCAATGAAATTCAACTGGTGGTATTCAAACTGGGACGGGAAGAATATGGTATCAGTATTCTGCAAGTTCAGGAAATTAAGCGAATGACGGAGATTACCCGAGTGCCCCATTCTCCTGATTATATAAAAGGCGTAATGAATTTACGCGGTAGCGTTTTACCCGTTATTGACCTAAAGAAAAGGCTTAATTTGCCGCCACAGGAGTATAATGATGATACGAGAATCATCATTATAAAAGTTGAAGACATAACTGTTGGCATGATTGTAGATGCTGTTTCAGAAGTAACTACTATTGATAAAAATAATATTGAACCGCCGCAAGCTGTGGTAGGAGGTATTGCTGCCGACTATTTAAGCGGAGTAGGGAAAACCGAAAACCGGCTACTCATATTACTTAATGCTGATGCTATAATTGGCATAGGCCAGGAAGTTAAAGCCGGCTAA